Within the Ensifer canadensis genome, the region GCTTGCCTGACGCTGGTCGAAGGTGGTTAATTTTCGATTAAATAGGCGCGTCTTCCGCTTGTGCGCGCCTGATCTCGGCGCGCTGGGGTGGCCGAGAACAAGAAAGCCGGCTCCGAGGGACAGCGGAACCGGCCAGGGCCTGGTCTGAAACGGGGATGGGACTGACCGAAGCCCGGATAACTGATCGCGGCGCGGGAAATCACCCAACCACGCCGCGGTCATTCTGTGAGGGTTACTGGGTGCGGACGCTGCCGACTGCGACCGTGCGGCCATCCTGCAGCTTGACCCAGCGGCCAGCATGTTCGGTCGACTGCCGCTTGAGGTATGTGTATTCGGTATCCGACCACAGCAGCACTTTGTTGCGCATGTTGTCGAGGATGAAGTCGCCGCGATCGGTGCGCACGGTCAGGACCGCGTGGCCATCGCCATTCGGCTGAAGGACGACAGTGATCAAAAGGTCAGAGCCGGCGAAGCCGCTTTCGATGAGTTTGCGGCGCTTCAGCAAAACGTAGTCTTCGCAGTCGCCGACGCTGTCCGGGTAGGACCACTTTTCCTCGACGCCGTGGATTTCCATGTCGGTCATCGGCGTGACCCCCTGGTTGACGTCGTAGTTGACCTCGAGAATTTTCTGCCAGCTTTCGCGCGTCAGGACCATCGGGCCGCGATCGGCGCCGTTCGAGCGGCATTCGCCCGGATTGATCTTGCAGAACTCATAGTGGCCGATCGGCGGGTTGGTCGCACCGGTCACGGTCATGTTCGCCGGAAGGGCCATTGCGCCTTCGACCAGGCCGCCGGTCAAAAGTGCGGCGACAGCGATCATCTTGGTGATTGTCTTGAGCATGATTGTCTCCCCGTTATGGTTCGACAATGGCACGGACATTTTTATCGCTGGCGAATATGCGAGGTAAAACAAAGTACAAATGAAAATCGTATCAGAATAAAATAAGAACAGATTTTGAGATATATTTTAGTCGAATTTGATTCAAATTTTATCGATCTTGAACGGCCGTCGAGCACGCAAGTGGAATCTGTTAAGCATCTAAATGGTTGCAAGAGTGGGGTTTTGTGAGCGCATATCGACGGATAGCGTGCCAATGCCCGGGTGCATGGCGGCAGCTGGATGTGTCGGGGAGGGGCAATTTCGCCACTTTGCGTTTGGCCGCAATGCTTGATTTCAACGTGAAATCAACGCGACGAGCGAAAATACGGAGAAAAATTATTTGAAAAAAGTTGTGCCGAAAATCGGCAAAGGGAGCCACGGGCTGTGCTGAAATGGAGCAACAAGGCGCCGCGGTCGGAACGGACGCGCGGAAACATCGGTTCGATCGTCGAGAGTGTTGGGCCGGAATAGCCCCGATCCAGGGCGGTCTACCGCGTCGGCGTTGCCGATTATGCTCGGCCGCATACGGATGCCGCCGAGGACGAAGCGTCACGATTGAGGGCTGGCAATGCCGTTGAGGCGGCGGCCGAAATCGCCCAAAGCGCTATCGCGCAAACGAACGCAGCGATTTTGCGATAACGTCATGCGCATCACAAGAGTTTGAGGCGCAGTCCGCGGATACGACTGCTTAAATCCTTAAATCGGAATCGATTCAAGGAGAGAATCATGCAGCAGATTTAAAGTGCTGCAGCGTCCTTTGCGCGTTGACGCGCGGCGCCGTAGAGGCCGCGACGCGGTTTAGAGGAATTCCGTCAGGGCTTCGCGGGACTGGACGCCCGAGAATTCGATGGCAACGCCTTCCTGGAAATGACGGACAATCTTGCCCTTCATGTTGCCGAGCTTGATTTGCGTGCCGATCGGGGGGCGGTTTTCAATGTCCACCGCGGCGCCGGACATCGAAAGGTCGATGATGCGGCAGGGATACTTGGCACCGGTATCGAGCGTCAGCTCGGTCAGCGTCTTGCGCGGAGCAAGACGATCGTGGCGACGATCTTCGGGAAGGCCGAGTTCGTGCTTGTTGGCAATCCACGTCAATTGCGCCGCAAGCTTCTCGCGCTTGCGCTCCGTGGCGTTGAGCTGGATGACGAAGGCGTTTTCGGCGAGCCGAGACACGGTGCCTTCGAGCCGGCCGACGTGATCGATGTAGGCAATGATGCGTTCGCCGGCACGTGGGCGGGCTGGCGATAACAGAAGCACGTCACCCGGTGACATGTCGACGGCGGTGCAGTCGAATTCGTCGTGGTTGGCAAGCATCAGTCGCCCGGTAAGGTTCACCGAGACGCGCTGAAATGCGCCTTCCTGGTGCGGCTTCGGACCGGTATTTTGAGCTTGCTGGAACGAGAACATGATCACTCTGCATGACGTATCTTGGCAGGCAAAGCATAGTGCGGTCCGGTTAATAGAATGTTCGCCCTGCGGTTGGTGGCTGCGCGGATCTTGGCACAGGCGTTTGTCAGGCGTCGCGGCCGCCCTCGAAGACGCGCAAGTGTTGCACCTGCCGGATTCCGGGAGAAAATGCCTCGTCCATGGCCGGTTCCCTTAGGAGCGCCGCCGTCCGATCCGGATCGAGCACTCTGAGGCCCCTAACATCGAGACCGCTGACCGGTGCGGCGTGCAACCAGTACGGGCGCGACAATGGTGAGAGAGAACCGAGAATGCGGTCACTGTGACCTTCGTTGGAGGCGAGGGGAAGGAGCAGAGCCTCGATCTCCAATTCTCTCCTGTCTTCCGTCAGTGCAATCGCCGACAGCATGACGGGCACGTGTCGTGCCATCACCTGCGTGCTGACTTGAAGCGTTCTGCCAGCCTGGGTCCCGAACCAGAGTGTACCGAACTGCTGGCCGCGCAGTTCCTGGCCGAAGAGGGCGCAGACATGCGTTCCAGCCAGGCGGAATTTTATACTGGCGAAACTGTCCCTCTCGAGGATGAAGAGCTCAGGCAGGAGTGTCCGGATGGCCGACGGTTCGATTTCGTCGCGACGCGGTAGTTCACGGTCGCCACGAATGAGGTTCCAATACTGGAACAACTGCGTTGATGTCTTGCTGCGCATGATGTCGTTCATTCCATTTCGCGCGATCTGTGTGCCGATCCGGCACAAATTCGACCGCTCATACCGGTTGTCCTGATGACAGAGCGAATTCCGTGCCACCTGGAAATTAAGGTTAACAAACGGTTTCGATTGCTTCGGCCGCAGCGGGCTGGCACCTGAATGAACATCACTTCACGAAGGATTGCCTTCGGCACAGATTTTGAGCTCTGGGTATTGGGAGCTCACCGACCGTTCAGTTTTTACTGGACGGTCTTTTTTTGTTTGCTTATGGCTGGGCGCGCTGTCCGGCGATGCGCAATTGCCCGGCCGACTGGGTCGGATTGAAACGGACATGCGGACGGAAGAGAGCAGCAGCCATGGAACGAGATCAGGCAGCGACGCCACCGGAGGCGGAGCGGGAAGGCGCCGTCCAGCGCACGCACGAGCCCGCATTCAACCTGCCGGCGGGGCTGACGTGCATCCTGTTGTTCCTCGTCGCTATTCATGCGCTTCGCACCTATGTCTTCTCGAGCAGTCTCGACCAGGATATCATCCTGAACTTCGCCTTCCTTCCAGCGCGCTATGATCATCCGCTTGCCGAGCAGAGCCTTGCGTGGCTCTGGAGCCCGGTGACGTATTCGTTCCTGCACGGAAGCTGGGAGCACCTGATCTTCAATATCTTCTGGATGGTTGCCTTTGGGGCACCGGTGGCCCGGCGCATCGGCATGGCGCGGCTGGCTCTCTTCTGGGCTCTTTCGGCCGCCGCTGCCGTAGCACTTCACACAGTATTTCACTGGGGCGAGATGATCGTCGTGGTCGGCGCCTCGGGGGTCGTTTCGGGCTTCATGGGTGGCGCGGCGCGATTCGTGTTTTCGCCAAGCGGCCGCATCAGTCGGCAGTTCGCACACCTCAATCGCAGGCTTTCCTTCAGCGAGGCGCTCTCCAATCGCTCAGTCGTCGTTTTCAGCGGCATCTGGTTCCTGACGAATTTCCTCGTCGGGTTCGGCATGTTCACGCCTGGCGGAGCCGACAGCGTGGCGTGGGAAGCGCATATCGGCGGTTTCCTCTTTGGCTTCCTCCTGTTCGCGTTGTTCGACCCACGCGATTGAGAACGCACCGATCCTGTTGCGATCATTGTCAGAACGCTTGATTTCCCGGGAACGCTGGCGCACCATTTGAAACGGCCGATATTGTCCATGGACGGTGCGGCCCGTGAAGGCCGGGTGCTCAAAGGTATAGCGCGTTTCTGAGGAGCGACGCGTCAGCCTTGCAGGTACCGGAGTGGGTATAGGTTCCGTTCCCCGACTGTGCCGCACACGACAGGCTGGAACCTTCCCCGCCGACCCGGCGTCGTCGCAACGGGGAGAAGTGTGCATGTCAGTAAAAGCGATACTCAATGAAAAGGGCCGGAACGTCGTGACCGTCGGTCCTCGCATGACGGTTCAACAGGCCGCAGTCCTTCTGCGTGACAATCATATCGGCGCAGTGATCATCATCGATGCGGATGATCAGATCACCGGCATCCTGACCGAGCGCGATATCGTCGCCGCCATTGCCAAACATGGCGCTGCCTGTCTGGAGAAGCCGGTCTCGGCCGTGATGTGGCAGAACGTCTATTGCTGCACCGAGGAAATGTCCGTCGATACGCTGATGGAAATGATGAGCAAGCTGCGAGCCCGTCATCTGCCAGTTGAAACGAATGGGCACCTGGCCGGCATTATTTCGATCGGTGACGTGATCAAGCATCACATTCGCGCGATGGAGCAAGAGGCCGAGCACATCAAGGCCTATATAGCTGGATAATTGAAAGGGGCGGTTTCCGCCGCCCTTTTGTTGTCCGTCTGCGGCGCAATCTCGAACAGTCGTGCTGAACGCGCGCTGGCACTTTCCGCCATCGCTAAATGTGCGACCGGTACAGCAATCCCTTGGAGCAACGCGGAAACCTGGCATTGCGCCCGTTGTCAGCGAACCAGGACTTCCTGCATCCGGCGGATTTCGGCGAGCTTGGCTTTCGCTTCCTGATAGCCGCGATCAATCGCCTCTCCGGCGCGGTGGAATTCCGAGAGCCCGATGTCGTTGAGCTTCGGATGGAGGGCCAGATCCGGAGGATCGCCGGCAAGGCGCGCACGCGAGATGCGATCCTGAATGATGTTGAAGGCCTGAACCATGACGCTGGTCATGCCCATGCGCGCCGAGTGGTGCGTCGGCTCGTTGATGGCCGGCATATCCAGGGTCTCTGTGCCGGCGCTGTGTTTGACCACGGCAGAGCGGCCATAGAGATCGTAGTTAAGGTTCACGGCAACGACGAGCTGCTGTTCATGCGCACGGCATACCGAAACCGGTACGGGGTTGACCAGTGCGCCGTCCATTAATGTCCGGCCGTTGGCATTGATCGGCTCGAAGATGCCGGGAAGGGCATAGGACGCGCGGATGGCGGTGATCAGAGAGCCCTTTTCCAGCCAGACTTCGTGGCCGCTATGCACCTCGGTTGCAACCGCAATGAACGGTCGGTCGAGGCTCTCGATGCTTAGGCCCTTGAGATGCTCCTGCATGCGCTTGGTCAAGCGCAGCCCACCGAAGAGGCCGCCGCCGCCGATGGCGAAATCGAGCAGGCCGGCAATGCGTCGTACAGTCAGTGACCGGGCAAATGCTTCCAGTTCATCGAGCTTGCCGGCGAGATAACAGCCACCGACAAGAGCGCCGATGGAGGTACCGGCGATCATGCCGACCTCGATGCCTTCTTCGTCGAGCGCTCTGAGCACGCCGATATGGGCCCAGCCGCGAGCGGCGCCGCCGCCGAGCGCGATTGCGATCTTGGGCGGTCTGGGCGGCACGGCGGGTTCAGATGGTGTTGTCGAGAGTGATGACCCGTCCGGGTCGGTCAGGTCGGCAATCTGGCTGCTACGCGTAAAAGTCCAGTTCAACATCCGGCACCTCCAACACCGCCGAACACGTGGCAGCGCAACACGTCCTTCAGAATGCGCGAAGGGCGTCGTGGCGCTCCATGCATTGACTCAAACTTCCGAAGACCAGATTCGATCCTGGAACGACGCAATAATTTTGAGCGCACTTGTCTGGAGGAAAACCTGCCAAGCCGGCGCTGGTGCCGGCCTTGTCCTTATTCATCGCTGAAAGACTGGCACCGTTATTCAGATTACCATCGATCCTGTCGCCGCGTGCGGCGGGGCCGATAAACATTCACTACAGTTTGCAATGTTACCCGGCTTGCGGCCGTTCCCAGGGAAACTGCATCCTTGCCGAAGGATTAGGCGCCCGCTGGGTTACCAAAATATCAACGCAGTATGCACCCGCCCCAAAAAGATGCGCAATGCTTAATTTTTGTCATAAACCTCGGTCGGGTCGAAATGCCTGATGTCGTCGGTGATCGTAACGGTAGCACGGCCGCCATCGGTGCCGACCGTTCGATAGAAGCAGGAGCGGCGGCCGGTGTGGCAGGTTGCGTCGTGTCCGGCGACCGACACCTTGAGCCAGATGGCGTCCTGGTCGCAATCGGTGCGAATCTCTTTCACCGTCTGAAGATTGCCGGAGCTCTCGCCCTTCTTCCAGAGGCTCTTTCGGGAGCGGCTGTAATAGTGGGCGACGCCGGTCTCGATCGTCAGCGCCAGCGCTTCGGCGTTCATGTGCGCGACCATCAGCAACTCGCCGTCGCGTGCGTCGGTGACGACGGCGGTGATCAGCCCCTTTTCATCGAAGCGGGGCGTGAAGGCCGGACCGTTTTCCAGTTCGGCATTGTTGGAGGAGGGGGTCTCGAATGTGAGCGTCATGAAAGGCTCCGTTGGTAGGAGCCTTACTTGAAGCCCCGCAGCATCGTCATGAAACGGGCCTGTTCGGCCGGTTCGGTCTGGAAAGTACCCGTAAATGTGGTGGTCAGCGTTGTCGAGCCTTGCTTCTGAACGCCGCGCATCGCCATGCACATATGTTCAGCCTCGATCATCACCGCGACCCCGCGGGGCGCCAGCGACTCGTCGATCGCCTTGGCGATCTGGGCCGTCATCGATTCCTGCGTCTGCAGCCGGCGACCATAGATATCGACCACGCGGGCGATCTTCGAAAGCCCAAGAACCCTTCCATTCGGCAGATAGGCGACGTGCGCCCTTCCGATGATTGGCACCATGTGGTGTTCGCAATGGGAATAGAACGGAATGTCCTTGACCAGCACCATGTCGTCGTAGCCGGCAACCTCTTCGAAGGTCCGGCCGAGCACGTCTTCGGCTGCGAGATCGTAACCACTGAAAAGCTCGCGGTAGGACTTGGCTACGCGTGCCGGCGTATCCAACAGGCCCTCGCGACTCGGATCATCACCTGCCCAGCGCAGCAGAACGCGCACGGCGTCCTCGGCCTCTTTTTGCGTCGGCCGGTCGCTCGCATTGTCGAGCACGGGGAAATTCTTCACTATGGCATCCATAATGGCCTCTTTGCGCAATACGGGGATTGCTTGACGTTTTATCTTTCGGACAACTCGCCACTGGCCATTCGCCTAACCCTGCAGGCTTGGGTTCCGTCGGCGGGCTCCGGGGCTTTCTGGTCCTTGCTTAGCAGTGCAATGGACCGTCCGGCACGGTTTCCCAAACAACAGGCGACATTTTGATCCTCTTGCGGAACTGTCGCCCCAACACGACATAGCATATAGTATGGTGCCACAGAGATGAAAGAGGCCGAGGGGACTGCGTCGTGCTTTTTTCCTGCCTATAGGAGAAAATCATGCGCCGATCACCCAAAACCGCGAAAAATCAGCCGGATCGCGTCAAATGATGGATGACATTTACAACAATCGTATTCTCGACTTCGCCGGCAATATCCCGCGTATCGGGGTTCTGGAAAATGCCGATGCCGAAGCGGTTGCGCATTCGAAGCTTTGCGGCTCGAAGGTCCGGATCTGGCTGAAGATGGACGGCGACGTGGTCACGGATTTTGCCCATGACGTCAAGGCTTGCGCGCTCGGGCAGGCATCGTCGTCGATCATGGCTCGTCATGTCGTCGGCGCGCAGGCGAGCGAAATCCGAAAGGCCCGCGACGAGATGCTGGCGATGCTGAAGGCCGACGGGGAAGGTCCCTCTGGCCGTTTCGAGGACATGCGGTTCCTGAAGCCGGTGAAGGACTACAAGGCCCGGCACGCCTCGACCATGCTCACTTTCGATGCTGTCGTCGATGCGATCGGCCAGATCGAGGCCAGGCGTCTGGCGACGGCCGTCTGAGCCATGTGCCGGGATCCGCATTGCGAACATCCGCCCATGGCTGGCTCTGAGTCTGCGGGCGGCGGGCGCAACTGGTCCGGTCCTTTCCGCAGGACGCCGGGGCGCCTGCTTGGCATGGCCTTCATCCGTGCCTATCAGTTGACCCTTTCCAGTTTCATCGGCAATGCCTGCCGGCATCTGCCGACCTGTTCGGAATATGGCTATGAGGCAGTCGCACGCCACGGCCTGTGGGCCGGTGGTTGGATGACGCTTTTTCGCGTCGCGCGTTGTGGCCCGGGCGGAACCCATGGGTTCGACCCGGTGCCGGAGCGCCTGAAGGGCAGGCATCATTGGTATGCGCCGTGGCGCTACTGGCAGCCGCGGCCAAAGGGCGGATGAACGCGATGACGATCCCGATGGAATATCGGCAGGCTTCGGTCGATTTCGACCGCTTCATCACCGATGCCCGCGATATCTCAGGGCTCCAGACGACGAACCAGGCCTATACGATGGTTCAGGCCGTGCTGCAGACCTTTCGTCGTCGCCTGGATGTCGAGGATGCGATCCT harbors:
- a CDS encoding transglutaminase-like cysteine peptidase, which produces MLKTITKMIAVAALLTGGLVEGAMALPANMTVTGATNPPIGHYEFCKINPGECRSNGADRGPMVLTRESWQKILEVNYDVNQGVTPMTDMEIHGVEEKWSYPDSVGDCEDYVLLKRRKLIESGFAGSDLLITVVLQPNGDGHAVLTVRTDRGDFILDNMRNKVLLWSDTEYTYLKRQSTEHAGRWVKLQDGRTVAVGSVRTQ
- a CDS encoding PilZ domain-containing protein, coding for MFSFQQAQNTGPKPHQEGAFQRVSVNLTGRLMLANHDEFDCTAVDMSPGDVLLLSPARPRAGERIIAYIDHVGRLEGTVSRLAENAFVIQLNATERKREKLAAQLTWIANKHELGLPEDRRHDRLAPRKTLTELTLDTGAKYPCRIIDLSMSGAAVDIENRPPIGTQIKLGNMKGKIVRHFQEGVAIEFSGVQSREALTEFL
- a CDS encoding PAS domain-containing protein, with the translated sequence MNDIMRSKTSTQLFQYWNLIRGDRELPRRDEIEPSAIRTLLPELFILERDSFASIKFRLAGTHVCALFGQELRGQQFGTLWFGTQAGRTLQVSTQVMARHVPVMLSAIALTEDRRELEIEALLLPLASNEGHSDRILGSLSPLSRPYWLHAAPVSGLDVRGLRVLDPDRTAALLREPAMDEAFSPGIRQVQHLRVFEGGRDA
- a CDS encoding rhomboid family intramembrane serine protease — encoded protein: MERDQAATPPEAEREGAVQRTHEPAFNLPAGLTCILLFLVAIHALRTYVFSSSLDQDIILNFAFLPARYDHPLAEQSLAWLWSPVTYSFLHGSWEHLIFNIFWMVAFGAPVARRIGMARLALFWALSAAAAVALHTVFHWGEMIVVVGASGVVSGFMGGAARFVFSPSGRISRQFAHLNRRLSFSEALSNRSVVVFSGIWFLTNFLVGFGMFTPGGADSVAWEAHIGGFLFGFLLFALFDPRD
- a CDS encoding CBS domain-containing protein translates to MSVKAILNEKGRNVVTVGPRMTVQQAAVLLRDNHIGAVIIIDADDQITGILTERDIVAAIAKHGAACLEKPVSAVMWQNVYCCTEEMSVDTLMEMMSKLRARHLPVETNGHLAGIISIGDVIKHHIRAMEQEAEHIKAYIAG
- a CDS encoding patatin-like phospholipase family protein, with amino-acid sequence MLNWTFTRSSQIADLTDPDGSSLSTTPSEPAVPPRPPKIAIALGGGAARGWAHIGVLRALDEEGIEVGMIAGTSIGALVGGCYLAGKLDELEAFARSLTVRRIAGLLDFAIGGGGLFGGLRLTKRMQEHLKGLSIESLDRPFIAVATEVHSGHEVWLEKGSLITAIRASYALPGIFEPINANGRTLMDGALVNPVPVSVCRAHEQQLVVAVNLNYDLYGRSAVVKHSAGTETLDMPAINEPTHHSARMGMTSVMVQAFNIIQDRISRARLAGDPPDLALHPKLNDIGLSEFHRAGEAIDRGYQEAKAKLAEIRRMQEVLVR
- the hisI gene encoding phosphoribosyl-AMP cyclohydrolase, whose protein sequence is MTLTFETPSSNNAELENGPAFTPRFDEKGLITAVVTDARDGELLMVAHMNAEALALTIETGVAHYYSRSRKSLWKKGESSGNLQTVKEIRTDCDQDAIWLKVSVAGHDATCHTGRRSCFYRTVGTDGGRATVTITDDIRHFDPTEVYDKN
- the folE gene encoding GTP cyclohydrolase I FolE, which produces MDAIVKNFPVLDNASDRPTQKEAEDAVRVLLRWAGDDPSREGLLDTPARVAKSYRELFSGYDLAAEDVLGRTFEEVAGYDDMVLVKDIPFYSHCEHHMVPIIGRAHVAYLPNGRVLGLSKIARVVDIYGRRLQTQESMTAQIAKAIDESLAPRGVAVMIEAEHMCMAMRGVQKQGSTTLTTTFTGTFQTEPAEQARFMTMLRGFK
- a CDS encoding iron-sulfur cluster assembly scaffold protein; this translates as MMDDIYNNRILDFAGNIPRIGVLENADAEAVAHSKLCGSKVRIWLKMDGDVVTDFAHDVKACALGQASSSIMARHVVGAQASEIRKARDEMLAMLKADGEGPSGRFEDMRFLKPVKDYKARHASTMLTFDAVVDAIGQIEARRLATAV
- the yidD gene encoding membrane protein insertion efficiency factor YidD, with amino-acid sequence MCRDPHCEHPPMAGSESAGGGRNWSGPFRRTPGRLLGMAFIRAYQLTLSSFIGNACRHLPTCSEYGYEAVARHGLWAGGWMTLFRVARCGPGGTHGFDPVPERLKGRHHWYAPWRYWQPRPKGG